The following coding sequences lie in one bacterium genomic window:
- a CDS encoding GHMP kinase translates to MVITQTPLRLSFAGGGSDLPDFYLRGAGQVISTAIDKYIFVIIKERFDDKIVLNYSRNETVDEIPEIKHELIRSAMEMTGLGRGVEISTLADIPSEGSGLGSSSSLVVGLLNAMYTYLGKQVTAETLAQQACEIEIKRCGRPIGKQDQYIAAYGGLRRFIFETDDSVTVREVELPAQALRLFGSNLMLFYTNRTRKSAEILTEQKSKTSSRRDVLEAMLPLVEKIEKSLAALDFEAVGRLLHEGWTLKKQMASNISDSGIDEMYERALKAGALGGKIAGAGGGGFLLLYVPPSRQEGVRAALSDYFELPFMPERDGSKIIFNIKRYPFK, encoded by the coding sequence ATGGTTATTACACAAACGCCACTTCGGTTGAGTTTTGCAGGCGGCGGCAGTGACTTGCCGGACTTCTACTTGCGTGGCGCAGGCCAAGTTATCTCGACTGCGATTGACAAGTACATCTTCGTCATCATCAAGGAACGATTCGATGACAAGATTGTCCTCAACTATTCACGAAACGAGACCGTCGACGAAATTCCGGAAATCAAGCACGAGCTGATTCGTTCCGCGATGGAGATGACCGGTTTGGGGCGAGGCGTCGAGATTTCTACTCTGGCGGATATTCCGTCGGAAGGCAGCGGGCTGGGCTCGTCCTCGTCATTGGTGGTTGGATTGCTGAACGCGATGTACACGTACCTTGGAAAGCAGGTCACTGCTGAAACTCTGGCGCAACAGGCGTGCGAGATTGAAATCAAGCGCTGTGGACGGCCAATCGGCAAGCAGGATCAGTACATTGCGGCGTACGGTGGATTGCGGAGATTCATCTTTGAGACGGATGACTCGGTCACGGTGAGGGAAGTCGAGCTCCCTGCGCAGGCACTGCGGTTGTTCGGAAGTAATCTGATGCTCTTCTATACAAACCGCACTCGCAAGTCAGCCGAGATTCTCACCGAGCAAAAGTCAAAGACGTCGTCACGTCGTGATGTGCTCGAAGCCATGCTTCCGCTGGTCGAAAAGATCGAAAAGTCGCTGGCTGCGCTTGATTTCGAGGCCGTTGGTCGTTTGCTGCATGAAGGTTGGACATTGAAGAAGCAGATGGCGAGCAACATCTCAGACTCAGGTATCGACGAAATGTACGAACGCGCGCTGAAAGCCGGAGCGCTGGGTGGCAAGATCGCAGGAGCGGGGGGCGGTGGTTTCCTGCTGCTCTATGTTCCACCTTCCAGACAGGAAGGCGTGCGCGCGGCCCTGAGTGATTACTTCGAGTTGCCGTTCATGCCGGAACGCGACGGCAGTAAGATTATTTTCAATATAAAACGATATCCCTTCAAGTGA
- a CDS encoding nucleotidyltransferase family protein: MKAVVLAAGVGSRLGALTKDRPKCLLPIAGRPLLDYWCESLASVGVKEIFINTHHLAAQVREFIGKAPHGLTFVEGYEETLLGSAGTLRNASEFVRAEKKFFIIYADNYSEIDLSRLMRFHEQSGRPVLVVAAYQTETPSNCGIFELDDDGRVISFEEKPAQPKSKIANSGIHVATPELFDFVPSDTPADIGYHVLPKLVGRMFAYVTDEYIIDIGTPESYAKVRTRKELTF; encoded by the coding sequence GTGAAAGCCGTTGTCTTGGCGGCGGGTGTCGGAAGCCGCCTCGGTGCGCTGACGAAGGATCGTCCCAAATGCCTTTTGCCGATTGCCGGGCGACCGCTGCTTGACTATTGGTGTGAATCGCTTGCCAGTGTCGGAGTGAAAGAGATATTCATTAATACGCATCACCTGGCAGCCCAAGTTCGAGAGTTCATTGGAAAGGCCCCGCACGGACTGACGTTCGTGGAGGGGTACGAGGAAACACTGCTCGGGAGTGCCGGCACGCTGCGCAATGCGTCTGAGTTTGTGAGAGCCGAAAAGAAATTCTTCATCATATACGCGGACAACTACTCAGAGATTGACCTTTCACGATTGATGAGATTTCACGAGCAGAGTGGAAGACCGGTGCTGGTGGTTGCGGCTTATCAGACTGAAACTCCTTCGAATTGCGGCATCTTTGAACTGGATGACGATGGACGAGTCATAAGCTTTGAAGAGAAACCTGCACAACCGAAGTCCAAAATCGCGAACTCCGGAATTCATGTTGCGACTCCGGAATTGTTTGACTTCGTTCCCTCTGACACTCCCGCTGATATCGGTTATCACGTCCTGCCCAAGCTCGTGGGCAGGATGTTCGCATACGTGACGGATGAATATATCATAGATATTGGAACTCCTGAGAGCTACGCTAAAGTTCGAACGCGGAAAGAATTGACTTTTTAG
- a CDS encoding NAD-dependent epimerase/dehydratase family protein, which yields MKILVTGGAGFIASHVADGMIAAGHEVAVLDNLSTGFRENVPAKAAFFEVDIRDAVSVDRVISAFRPDVINHHAAQMDVRKSLVDPVFDAECNIVGSLNVILSGQKHGVKKYIYISTGGAVYGEPSALPVTELHQVHPECAYGISKHTVEHYLELYKLLFNLRYTVLRYPNVYGPRQNPHGEAGVIAIFAGLLLEGKTPTIYGDGEQLRDYVYVSDIVRANLLALESGDGEILNIGSGVGTSVNRLFEELARLAEFHERPNYAPPRTGEIRATYLDATRAAKILGWKTEVSLSDGMRKTWDWNRAVREKAADNA from the coding sequence ATGAAAATTCTGGTGACAGGTGGAGCAGGATTCATCGCGTCGCATGTTGCGGATGGAATGATTGCCGCAGGGCATGAGGTCGCGGTTCTGGATAATTTGAGCACAGGATTCCGCGAAAATGTGCCTGCGAAGGCCGCCTTCTTTGAGGTGGATATTCGTGATGCCGTCTCGGTGGATCGCGTGATCAGCGCGTTCCGCCCTGATGTGATCAATCACCATGCCGCCCAGATGGACGTGCGGAAGTCCCTGGTCGACCCTGTGTTCGATGCAGAGTGTAACATCGTTGGTTCGCTGAATGTCATCCTTTCGGGACAAAAGCACGGAGTAAAGAAATACATCTATATTTCGACTGGAGGAGCGGTTTACGGCGAGCCCTCTGCCCTGCCGGTGACGGAATTGCATCAGGTTCATCCCGAATGTGCTTATGGGATTTCCAAGCACACGGTGGAGCACTACCTCGAGTTGTACAAGCTTCTCTTTAATCTAAGATACACGGTGCTGCGCTATCCGAACGTCTACGGCCCGCGGCAGAATCCGCACGGTGAAGCCGGAGTCATTGCGATTTTTGCCGGACTATTACTCGAGGGCAAGACACCAACCATCTACGGAGACGGTGAGCAGTTGAGAGATTATGTTTACGTCTCCGATATCGTGCGTGCGAATTTACTTGCGCTTGAGTCCGGCGATGGTGAGATATTAAACATCGGTTCCGGAGTGGGAACTTCCGTGAACAGGCTCTTTGAAGAGCTTGCTCGACTTGCCGAGTTTCACGAAAGGCCGAACTACGCGCCACCGCGAACAGGCGAGATTCGCGCCACGTACCTGGATGCGACACGCGCGGCCAAAATACTCGGGTGGAAAACTGAAGTCAGTCTCTCTGATGGCATGCGCAAAACGTGGGATTGGAATCGCGCCGTGCGCGAGAAGGCTGCAGACAACGCGTGA
- a CDS encoding SDR family NAD(P)-dependent oxidoreductase: MRVLVTGGAGFIGSHTTDELLRRGYDVTILDSLEKPVHMKGKPDYIPAKVRFIEGDVRDRGKMLEALQGVEAVYHFAAYQDYLPDFSKFFWVNSVGTALIYELIVEHKLPVKKVVVASSQAVAGEGRYAASDGTLYHPELRPLSQLDSGEWEFRDPRNNEVLRWQPTPETDAKPLNQYALSKYSQELMTLAFGKRYDIPSVAMRFSIVQGPRQSFYNNYSGACRIFSLSYFFNRAPLIYEDGEQVRDFVNIHDVVQANLKVLEDDRANYEMFNVGGGRAYTVTEFCSIVARVFGKEDLKPRIPGLYRFGDTRHIISDVSKLKNLGWQPTRTAEDSVREYRDYLERQTDIDDIMDFAEQKMQSLNVVRPAKGAKAQA, translated from the coding sequence TTGCGAGTTCTCGTTACCGGCGGAGCCGGGTTCATTGGATCACACACAACAGATGAGCTGCTCCGACGCGGCTATGACGTAACGATTCTGGATAGTCTGGAAAAGCCCGTTCACATGAAGGGGAAGCCGGACTACATTCCTGCGAAGGTGCGTTTTATTGAAGGAGATGTCCGCGATCGCGGGAAGATGCTCGAAGCGCTGCAAGGCGTGGAAGCGGTCTATCATTTCGCGGCGTATCAGGATTACCTGCCGGACTTCTCGAAGTTCTTTTGGGTGAATAGCGTTGGCACCGCGCTCATCTATGAGTTGATTGTTGAGCACAAGCTTCCTGTCAAGAAGGTCGTTGTCGCATCGTCTCAAGCCGTGGCGGGCGAGGGCCGTTATGCGGCGAGTGACGGAACTCTCTATCATCCTGAACTGCGCCCTCTATCGCAGTTGGACTCCGGCGAATGGGAGTTTCGCGATCCCCGTAACAACGAAGTCCTAAGATGGCAGCCGACTCCGGAAACAGATGCGAAACCACTGAATCAATATGCTCTTTCCAAGTACTCGCAGGAACTGATGACGTTGGCGTTCGGCAAGCGGTACGACATCCCATCAGTGGCTATGCGCTTTTCCATCGTTCAAGGTCCGCGCCAAAGTTTCTACAATAACTATTCGGGCGCGTGTCGCATCTTCTCATTGAGTTACTTCTTTAATCGAGCGCCACTCATCTACGAGGATGGAGAACAGGTTCGGGATTTTGTGAATATCCACGATGTTGTCCAGGCGAATCTGAAAGTGCTCGAAGATGACCGCGCAAATTATGAGATGTTCAATGTAGGCGGCGGACGTGCGTACACTGTTACGGAGTTTTGTTCGATCGTCGCTCGTGTTTTCGGCAAGGAAGATCTCAAACCGCGAATCCCCGGTCTTTACCGTTTCGGCGATACGCGGCACATTATCTCCGATGTCAGCAAGCTGAAAAACTTGGGCTGGCAGCCGACTCGCACGGCTGAAGACTCGGTCCGCGAATACCGCGATTATCTCGAACGTCAAACAGACATCGATGACATCATGGATTTCGCCGAGCAGAAGATGCAATCCTTGAATGTAGTCAGGCCGGCAAAAGGAGCGAAAGCGCAAGCATGA
- a CDS encoding sugar transferase, which produces MARIVERTIWLRVFHLLGDLLLTVVSFVLAFAARTEIRAIYFFGSAQSIHSYYDVLVLLIPIWWLLLDLQHSYRDIGRSTVWHDFKLATRTAVLGTVCLFAAAYVLRIELPPRSTIFLFMLLNASLLTVNRVFFRSFRELVRSEGGLNKRVLIVGTAEKANRFVKTVAESPALFVQLVGFVDTERSETPPVVKGAKYLGTPENLPDVLHDHTIDEVVYAVPTRHIAECTDMLALCEQEGVKSVILSNWFSNLVAHVSTEIQYDQPVLVYSSMRHKEWQILVKRLFDIAFSSLLLVMLSPLLLLIAVAIKLQDGGPILYKWKVVGFNKEKFTGYKFRTMVVNADEIKAKLEAQNEMKGAVFKIKNDPRVTTIGRYLRKFSLDELPQLWSVLKGDMSIVGPRPPLETELPRFDSWHRRKLSVKPGLTCLWQISGRSSITDFDEWVKLDLAYIDNWTLWLDFKILLKTIPAVLLGRGAH; this is translated from the coding sequence ATGGCAAGAATTGTTGAACGGACTATCTGGCTTAGGGTCTTTCATCTGTTGGGAGACTTGCTGCTAACTGTTGTCTCGTTTGTGCTTGCCTTTGCCGCGCGAACAGAAATTCGGGCGATATACTTCTTCGGAAGCGCTCAGTCAATCCACAGTTACTATGATGTGCTGGTGCTGCTGATTCCAATCTGGTGGCTGCTGCTGGACTTGCAGCACTCCTACAGGGACATCGGCCGGTCGACGGTCTGGCATGATTTCAAACTTGCGACGCGCACAGCCGTATTGGGAACAGTTTGTTTGTTTGCCGCCGCGTACGTACTTCGCATAGAGCTCCCGCCGCGCTCGACTATTTTCCTGTTTATGCTGTTGAACGCTTCACTGCTTACGGTCAACAGAGTCTTCTTCCGCTCCTTCCGGGAACTCGTTCGTTCTGAAGGTGGTCTAAACAAACGTGTCCTGATTGTCGGAACTGCGGAGAAAGCGAATAGATTTGTCAAGACGGTGGCCGAGAGCCCCGCGCTGTTCGTCCAATTGGTCGGTTTCGTGGACACAGAGCGAAGTGAGACGCCGCCCGTAGTCAAAGGTGCGAAGTATCTCGGAACACCGGAAAACCTTCCCGATGTCCTGCATGACCATACGATCGATGAGGTGGTCTATGCCGTTCCGACCAGGCACATCGCGGAATGCACGGATATGCTCGCGCTATGTGAACAGGAAGGCGTCAAGTCGGTCATTTTGTCGAATTGGTTTTCAAACCTCGTTGCTCATGTGTCCACGGAGATTCAGTATGACCAACCGGTCCTTGTCTACAGCTCCATGCGGCACAAAGAGTGGCAGATTCTCGTTAAGCGATTGTTTGACATCGCGTTTTCCAGCTTGTTGCTTGTGATGCTCTCTCCGTTGCTGTTGCTGATTGCGGTTGCGATTAAACTTCAGGACGGCGGGCCAATACTTTACAAGTGGAAAGTTGTCGGGTTCAACAAAGAGAAGTTCACGGGCTACAAGTTTCGCACAATGGTGGTGAATGCGGACGAAATCAAAGCGAAGCTTGAAGCACAGAATGAGATGAAGGGTGCTGTGTTCAAGATCAAGAACGATCCGCGAGTCACGACCATCGGGCGCTATCTGCGGAAATTCAGTCTTGACGAGCTGCCGCAATTATGGAGTGTTCTGAAAGGGGACATGTCCATTGTCGGGCCACGCCCGCCGCTGGAAACGGAGCTGCCGCGTTTTGATAGCTGGCACCGCAGAAAGTTGTCCGTAAAGCCCGGCCTCACGTGCCTGTGGCAGATCTCCGGCCGCAGTTCCATCACAGATTTTGATGAGTGGGTCAAGCTGGATTTGGCGTATATCGACAACTGGACGTTATGGCTCGATTTCAAAATCCTTCTAAAAACCATACCTGCCGTCTTGCTCGGTCGCGGCGCACATTAA
- a CDS encoding DegT/DnrJ/EryC1/StrS family aminotransferase: MSVGMLNLQAQFRQIRDEVMAEVSQIFETQSFILGSRVKGLEEKMAALSGMPFGIGVSSGTDALLLSVMALKPQPGDEVITTPYTFFATASSIVRAGAKPVFIDVDEATFNARADMIDSVVTSKTRALLPVHLFGQMVNPDLWLRAAKKHNLTIIEDAAQAVGAKFNGVVSGGFGELSCFSFYPTKNLGGAGDGGMVLARDEALAHDVRINRVHGGKDRYFHDQIGICGRLDELQAAVLLVKFRHLEQWNERRRAIAELYKSGLKGLPVTCPVEETGAYHTYHQYVVRVPRRDELMESLKSRGIGSMIYYPVPLHLQKCFSFLGYKEGDFPVSERLSKETVALPMSAELTDAEVAEVCDGVRAFYGGGGA, translated from the coding sequence ATGAGCGTAGGAATGCTGAATCTGCAAGCTCAATTTCGTCAGATACGTGACGAAGTAATGGCGGAAGTGTCGCAGATTTTTGAAACACAAAGTTTTATTTTGGGAAGCCGTGTCAAGGGGCTGGAAGAGAAGATGGCAGCCTTATCCGGAATGCCGTTTGGAATTGGAGTCTCTTCCGGCACTGATGCGTTGCTCCTGTCGGTCATGGCTCTCAAGCCGCAACCCGGCGATGAAGTAATTACCACACCTTATACGTTTTTTGCGACCGCAAGCTCAATCGTGCGCGCGGGTGCAAAACCCGTATTCATTGACGTGGACGAGGCGACGTTTAATGCTCGAGCGGATATGATTGATTCGGTAGTCACTTCGAAAACTCGCGCACTCTTGCCGGTTCACCTGTTCGGGCAAATGGTCAATCCTGACTTGTGGCTCCGTGCGGCAAAGAAACACAATCTCACCATCATTGAAGACGCGGCTCAAGCCGTTGGCGCCAAATTCAACGGTGTTGTGTCAGGTGGATTCGGCGAGCTTAGCTGCTTCTCTTTTTATCCGACAAAGAATCTCGGCGGTGCGGGAGACGGCGGGATGGTGCTTGCCCGCGATGAGGCATTGGCGCACGATGTGCGTATCAATCGCGTGCACGGAGGAAAAGATCGTTACTTTCACGATCAGATTGGTATCTGCGGCAGACTGGATGAGCTGCAGGCGGCAGTGCTTCTTGTGAAGTTCCGCCATCTCGAGCAGTGGAACGAGCGCAGGCGTGCCATCGCAGAACTCTACAAGAGCGGACTCAAAGGGCTGCCGGTGACGTGCCCGGTCGAAGAGACCGGCGCGTATCATACGTATCATCAATACGTCGTTCGAGTCCCCCGGCGCGATGAATTGATGGAGTCGCTCAAGTCGCGAGGAATCGGAAGCATGATCTACTATCCAGTTCCGCTGCATCTTCAAAAGTGCTTCAGTTTCCTCGGCTACAAAGAGGGTGACTTCCCTGTTTCGGAACGGCTCTCGAAAGAAACCGTCGCGCTGCCGATGTCGGCCGAGTTGACCGATGCAGAGGTCGCGGAAGTGTGTGATGGCGTGCGTGCGTTTTACGGCGGCGGCGGAGCATAG
- a CDS encoding SDR family oxidoreductase, with product MPAKYLVTGGAGFIGSNLVEALLRRGDSVRILDNFSTGKRENIQPFLHDVELIEGDLRDEAAVARAVRGCDYVLHQGALGSVPRSVHDPVTSNEANIRGTLNLLIAARDAGVKRVVAASSSSVYGNTPTLPKVETMPVLPLSPYAVTKLATEKYCAAFHSVYGLETVALRYFNIFGPRQDPASQYAAVIPLFITRILKGESPIVHGDGRQSRDFTYVENAVSANLLACEAPAEKVAGEFFNVACGERYSLLDVLHGIGSALGRDVQPVHEPSRAGDVRDSLASISKFVEAAGYRVLVSMPAGLKRTVEYFVKAHS from the coding sequence ATGCCTGCAAAGTATCTGGTCACCGGCGGTGCCGGTTTTATCGGTTCAAACCTCGTTGAAGCGCTCCTGAGGCGGGGCGACAGCGTGCGTATCCTGGATAATTTCTCCACCGGAAAACGCGAGAATATCCAGCCATTCCTTCACGATGTCGAACTAATTGAGGGGGATCTGCGTGATGAAGCTGCAGTCGCGCGCGCGGTAAGAGGATGTGATTATGTATTGCATCAGGGCGCGTTAGGCTCCGTGCCGCGATCTGTTCACGACCCCGTGACGAGCAATGAGGCGAACATCCGCGGAACATTGAACCTCCTGATTGCTGCCCGCGATGCAGGGGTCAAACGAGTCGTCGCGGCTTCGAGTTCCTCCGTCTATGGAAACACCCCGACGCTTCCAAAGGTGGAAACAATGCCGGTGCTCCCGCTATCCCCTTATGCGGTTACAAAGCTCGCGACTGAAAAGTACTGCGCCGCGTTCCATTCGGTTTATGGGTTGGAAACTGTCGCTCTGCGTTACTTTAACATCTTTGGACCACGACAGGATCCAGCCTCGCAGTATGCCGCTGTGATTCCGCTGTTCATAACCCGAATATTGAAGGGTGAATCGCCCATCGTGCATGGAGATGGCAGGCAGTCGAGAGACTTCACCTATGTGGAGAACGCTGTCAGCGCGAATCTGCTCGCCTGCGAAGCTCCTGCTGAAAAAGTTGCCGGCGAGTTCTTCAACGTGGCTTGCGGTGAACGGTACTCATTGCTGGACGTCTTGCACGGAATTGGCAGCGCATTGGGACGAGACGTGCAACCAGTGCACGAACCAAGCCGCGCAGGAGACGTGCGCGATTCGCTTGCGTCAATCTCGAAATTCGTAGAAGCTGCAGGATATCGGGTGCTTGTCTCGATGCCTGCGGGCCTCAAACGTACAGTTGAATATTTTGTAAAGGCACATTCATGA
- a CDS encoding decaprenyl-phosphate phosphoribosyltransferase — MRVTQLRRSVREITWSSSNPLDHVKHLGAILELLRPAQWSKNLIIFAAVLFSPARVVIESPEVLLRALQGFAAFCLLSSAVYALNDVLDLAADRTHPKKKSRPLPSGRVSVSTALAFSLLLAIVGVVWAFWLDPYFGWVGVAYLAANLAYSLGLKRAVILDVLLLSMGFVLRAVGGVAVIRAMLPEVYLSYWLILCAFLLSLFLALAKRRHEIAILGEAAASHRASLAAYSITFIDQMLAALCAATMVAYSLYTISDDTFRHYGTRSLFWTLPFVVYGLFRYLYLIYNRGEGGDPTKLLVKDRGTLINVALWALTTATIVYLT, encoded by the coding sequence ATGCGCGTAACGCAACTGCGCCGCTCGGTACGCGAAATAACGTGGTCAAGCTCTAACCCGCTCGATCACGTGAAGCACTTGGGAGCGATTCTGGAACTGCTTCGGCCGGCTCAATGGTCGAAGAACCTGATCATCTTCGCGGCGGTGCTGTTTTCGCCAGCACGAGTGGTCATCGAATCACCTGAAGTTCTGTTGCGCGCGTTGCAAGGCTTTGCAGCATTCTGTCTGCTTTCCTCGGCGGTGTATGCGCTGAATGACGTCCTCGATCTTGCCGCAGACCGCACTCATCCGAAAAAGAAGTCGCGGCCATTGCCCTCCGGGCGAGTGTCTGTGTCAACCGCGCTGGCATTCTCGCTCCTGCTTGCGATTGTGGGCGTGGTATGGGCGTTCTGGCTGGATCCCTACTTCGGCTGGGTGGGTGTGGCCTATTTGGCCGCGAATCTGGCTTACTCGCTGGGTTTGAAGCGAGCGGTGATTCTTGACGTGTTGCTGCTCTCCATGGGTTTTGTGCTTCGCGCTGTTGGAGGCGTGGCAGTAATCCGCGCGATGCTCCCGGAAGTGTATCTTTCCTATTGGCTGATTCTGTGTGCGTTCCTGCTGTCGCTGTTTCTGGCTCTGGCAAAACGCCGTCACGAGATCGCCATTCTTGGTGAAGCCGCTGCAAGTCATCGCGCCAGCTTGGCCGCCTACAGCATTACGTTCATCGATCAAATGCTCGCCGCACTCTGCGCGGCCACGATGGTAGCCTATAGTCTGTATACGATCTCGGACGACACATTCAGGCATTATGGCACTCGAAGTTTATTCTGGACGTTGCCGTTTGTGGTCTATGGACTTTTCCGCTATTTGTATCTGATTTACAACCGCGGTGAAGGGGGAGACCCCACAAAGCTGCTCGTTAAAGATCGAGGAACGTTGATCAACGTGGCGCTCTGGGCACTCACGACGGCCACAATTGTGTATCTTACCTGA
- a CDS encoding nucleotide sugar dehydrogenase, whose protein sequence is MILNNLKNKAQDGSLRVGVIGLGYVGLPLAVQFAAKGIRVTGIDVSERKVEKLQRGENYVLDVDDKQLAELVKSGMLEATTDYSVIRDLDAISICVPTPLRKTGDPDISYILAARDEVLKYAHPGLLIVLESTTYPGTTDELMVPAFHEKGLSVGEDVFICFSPERVDPGNEKFGTHNTPKVMGGTTPACLEAAQAVYSLVIDTIVPVSSTQAAELVKLLENTFRSINIGLVNELAIMCEILGVDVWEVIRAASTKPFGFMPFYPGPGLGGHCIPIDPIYLSWKLKTLKYRARFIELADDINTSMPEYVVQRVADALNERGKAVKGCRVLVMGVAYKRDIDDSRESPSLDIIELLMKRGATVDYHDPYIAEVATAHHDMKSVPFNSSTLPKYDVAVICTDHRSVDYAMLCDSVPLVFDARNATAPLGTRNNVVKL, encoded by the coding sequence ATGATTCTGAACAACTTAAAAAATAAGGCACAAGACGGGTCGCTACGGGTTGGCGTCATCGGCTTGGGCTACGTTGGGCTACCCTTAGCGGTCCAGTTTGCCGCCAAGGGAATCCGTGTCACTGGGATTGATGTTTCTGAGCGGAAGGTCGAGAAACTGCAGCGTGGTGAAAACTACGTGCTCGACGTGGACGACAAGCAGCTCGCGGAACTCGTAAAATCCGGTATGCTGGAGGCAACGACCGATTACTCAGTCATTAGAGACTTGGATGCCATCTCGATTTGCGTACCAACGCCCTTGCGCAAAACCGGCGATCCAGATATCTCCTACATTCTGGCTGCACGCGACGAGGTCCTCAAGTATGCTCATCCGGGTCTGCTGATTGTCCTGGAGAGCACCACGTATCCCGGCACGACCGATGAGCTGATGGTCCCCGCCTTTCACGAAAAGGGATTGTCAGTCGGGGAAGATGTTTTCATATGCTTCTCGCCGGAACGTGTGGATCCGGGTAACGAGAAGTTCGGTACGCACAACACGCCGAAAGTTATGGGCGGCACGACGCCTGCCTGTCTGGAAGCTGCGCAAGCAGTCTACTCACTGGTTATTGACACGATTGTTCCTGTTTCCAGCACGCAAGCAGCGGAGCTTGTGAAACTGCTCGAGAACACGTTTCGTTCAATCAATATCGGTTTGGTGAATGAACTTGCGATTATGTGCGAGATCCTTGGTGTGGACGTCTGGGAAGTCATCCGTGCCGCTTCCACCAAACCGTTCGGGTTCATGCCTTTCTATCCAGGACCGGGCTTGGGTGGACACTGTATTCCGATTGATCCGATCTATCTTTCTTGGAAGCTTAAGACGCTGAAATATCGCGCGCGCTTCATCGAGCTTGCCGATGATATCAACACAAGCATGCCGGAATACGTCGTGCAGCGTGTGGCAGACGCCTTGAACGAACGAGGTAAAGCGGTCAAAGGCTGCAGAGTGCTGGTGATGGGTGTGGCTTATAAGCGTGACATTGACGACTCGCGTGAGTCGCCATCTCTTGATATTATCGAACTGCTCATGAAGCGGGGTGCGACAGTGGACTATCACGATCCTTATATCGCCGAAGTCGCGACCGCGCACCATGATATGAAGTCCGTGCCATTTAACTCGTCCACGTTACCAAAGTATGATGTGGCGGTGATTTGTACTGACCATCGCTCTGTGGATTACGCAATGCTTTGCGATAGCGTGCCGCTGGTTTTTGATGCGCGTAACGCAACTGCGCCGCTCGGTACGCGAAATAACGTGGTCAAGCTCTAA